The Etheostoma cragini isolate CJK2018 chromosome 15, CSU_Ecrag_1.0, whole genome shotgun sequence genome window below encodes:
- the LOC117958028 gene encoding hemoglobin subunit beta-like: MVQWTDFERATIADVFSKIQYEVVGPAALARCLIVYPWTQRYFGNFGNLYNAAAITGNPMVTKHGTTILHGLDRAVKNMDDIKATYAELSVLHSEKLHVDPDNFKLLADSITITITCKLRSVLNP, from the exons ATGGTTCAATGGACAGACTTCGAGCGCGCCACCATCGCGGACGTTTTCTCCAAAATCCAGTATGAGGTGGTGGGCCCTGCAGCTCTTGCCAG GTGTCTGATCGTCTACCCCTGGACTCAGAGGTATTTCGGCAACTTTGGAAACCTCTACAACGCCGCTGCAATCACGGGAAATCCGATGGTTACAAAACACGGAACAACTATCCTCCACGGTCTGGACCGGGCTGTGAAGAACATGGACGACATCAAGGCAACCTATGCCGAGCTGAGCGTGCTGCACTCCGAGAAACTGCACGTGGACCCCGACAATTTCAAA CTGTTGGCTGACAGCATCACAATTACCATCACCTGCAAACTCAGGAGCGTCCTGAACCCTTGA
- the LOC117958076 gene encoding hemoglobin subunit beta-like, which produces MVQWTDFERATIADIFSKIQYEVVGPAALARCLIVYPWTQRYFGNFGNLYNAAAITGNPMVTKHGTTILHGLDRAVKNMDDIKATYAELSVLHSEKLHVDPDNFKLLSDCLTIVVAAHCNHNGQAVGQELQHNKYQETSATSKVGRF; this is translated from the exons ATGGTTCAATGGACAGACTTCGAGCGCGCCACCATCGCAGACATCTTCTCCAAGATCCAGTATGAGGTGGTGGGCCCTGCAGCTCTTGCCAG GTGTCTGATCGTCTACCCCTGGACTCAGAGGTATTTCGGCAACTTTGGAAACCTCTACAACGCCGCTGCAATCACGGGAAATCCGATGGTTACAAAACACGGAACAACTATCCTCCACGGTCTGGACCGGGCTGTGAAGAACATGGACGACATCAAGGCAACCTATGCCGAGCTGAGCGTGCTGCACTCCGAGAAACTGCACGTGGACCCCGACAATTTCAAA ctcCTGTCCGACTGCCTGACCATTGTGGTTGCAGCTCA CTGCAACCACAATGGTCAGGCAGTCGGACAGgagctgcaacacaacaagtaTCAGGAAACATCAGCAACATCAAAGGTTGGGCGTTTTTAA
- the LOC117958026 gene encoding hemoglobin subunit alpha-1-like: MSLSSKDKDTVKLFWTKVADKCEEVGSDALSRMLAVYPQTKTYFSHWKDLSPGSAPVKKHGNTIMLGVGQAVASIDDLTAGLLTLSELHAFTLRVDPANFKILSHCLLVVLSIKFPNDFTPEVHVALDKFLAAVSRALAEKYR; encoded by the exons ATGAGTCTCAGCAGTAAGGACAAGGACACAGTCAAACTCTTCTGGACTAAAGTGGCTGACAAGTGTGAGGAGGTCGGCTCTGATGCTCTGTCCAG GATGCTGGCGGTCTACCCGCAGACCAAGACTTACTTCAGCCACTGGAAGGACTTGAGCCCCGGCTCTGCGCCGGTGAAGAAGCACGGAAACACCATCATGCTTGGAGTTGGACAAGCTGTGGCCAGCATCGACGACCTGACTGCGGGTCTCCTGACCCTCAGTGAGCTGCATGCCTTCACTCTTCGAGTGGACCCTGCCAACTTCAAG attctctctcactgtctcctTGTGGTCCTGTCCATTAAATTCCCCAACGACTTCACCCCTGAGGTCCATGTCGCTCTGGACAAGTTCCTGGCTGCTGTGTCCCGCGCCCTGgctgagaaatacagataa
- the LOC117958025 gene encoding hemoglobin subunit beta-2, with protein MVVWTDFERATIAEIFSKLDYEAVGSAALARCLIVYPWTQRYFSKFGNLYNAAAITGNPMIAKHGTTILHGLDRAVKNMDNIKATYAELSVLHSEKLHVDPDNFKLLSDCLTIVVAAQLGKTFTGEVQAAFQKFLAVVVSALGKQYH; from the exons ATGGTCGTGTGGACAGACTTCGAGCGCGCCACCATCGCGGAAATCTTCTCCAAACTTGACTATGAGGCCGTGGGCTCTGCAGCTCTTGCCAG GTGTCTGATCGTCTACCCCTGGACTCAGAGGTATTTCAGCAAATTTGGAAACCTCTACAACGCCGCTGCAATCACGGGAAATCCGATGATTGCAAAGCACGGAACAACTATCCTCCACGGTCTGGACCGGGCTGTGAAGAACATGGACAACATCAAGGCAACCTATGCCGAGCTGAGCGTGCTGCACTCCGAGAAACTGCACGTGGACCCCGACAATTTCAAA ctcCTGTCCGACTGCCTGACCATTGTGGTTGCAGCTCAGTTGGGTAAAACCTTCACAGGTGAAGTCCAGGCAGCTTTCCAGAAGTTCCTGGCCGTGGTGGTGTCCGCCCTGGGAAAGCAGTACCACTAG